The sequence below is a genomic window from bacterium 336/3.
TTAGGTTCATGAGTATGGGTACATCTACCTCCAAACTTACACTGCCCCAAAAAATCACGCATTTCAGGGAAATAATGAGAAAGTTCATCAGGTTCGATTTCTGCAATACCAAGTTCTTTAATTCCTGGGGTATCAATAATATATGTATCTTCTGAAAGCTCAAACATTTCAGCAAATGTAGTTGTATGTACGCCCTTGTTGGCAAAAGTAGAAATTTCAGAAGTTTTGAGATTTAAGGTGTTATTGAGGGCATTCACCAAACTTGATTTACCTACACCCGAATGTCCTGAAATCAAACTCACTTTGCCTTGTAGAATATTTCTAAACTCTTCTATACCTGCATTTTCCAAAACAGAAGTTTCTAGGCAATTATAGCCTATCTCCTCATAAATCTCCATAAGTTCATGTTGGTATACTCTTGCTTCTTCATCCAATAAATCTATTTTATTGAATACAACAACAGCAGGTATTCGGTAGGCTTCAGCTGTTACCAAAAATCTATCAATAAAGCCTAGTGATGTACGAGGGAATGTAAGTGTAACAATGATAATAGCTTGGTCAAGATTGGCTGCAATGAGATGTCCATGTCCTGTCTTATGAACAGATTTACGAATAATGTAGTTTTCTCGTGGAAGGATATCAGTAATAATACCTACTTTTTCCTCTTGGTTTTCCCAATTCCATTCTACTTTATCGCCTACGGCTATTGGATTGGTAACTTTGAGGTCTTTGGTTTTAAACTTGCCCCTTAGGCGGCAAGTAACGATTTTTTTGGTTTCGGTCTGGAGTTCGTACCAAGACCCAGTAGAACGGATGATTGTTCCTTGCATTCA
It includes:
- a CDS encoding GTPase RsgA; the encoded protein is MQGTIIRSTGSWYELQTETKKIVTCRLRGKFKTKDLKVTNPIAVGDKVEWNWENQEEKVGIITDILPRENYIIRKSVHKTGHGHLIAANLDQAIIIVTLTFPRTSLGFIDRFLVTAEAYRIPAVVVFNKIDLLDEEARVYQHELMEIYEEIGYNCLETSVLENAGIEEFRNILQGKVSLISGHSGVGKSSLVNALNNTLNLKTSEISTFANKGVHTTTFAEMFELSEDTYIIDTPGIKELGIAEIEPDELSHYFPEMRDFLGQCKFGGRCTHTHEPKCKVIEAVEKGEIALFRYESYLSMLSQEDNRR